The following coding sequences are from one Dreissena polymorpha isolate Duluth1 chromosome 8, UMN_Dpol_1.0, whole genome shotgun sequence window:
- the LOC127842055 gene encoding uncharacterized protein LOC127842055: MQEMMEKRASANQKTEKEETDVKLQVPRIQVDEAPEENLDPDTFDYKTDYLAKTLNGHDNNEVKDNIDNYEQDEEEAEDSQKYQVVDPVLESGVVIRGDDDRIVALNEEENDVTHDQDVRVASLDGDERYVTNNQDVKIAALGREPEVDATVDEEEEMQVDICYGMNLYGSHSPACVWNVVVVVEEIMNSITHAASC; encoded by the exons ATGCAGGAAATGATGGAGAAACGAGCCTCAGCCAATCAG AAGACTGAAAAGGAAGAGACAGATGTTAAACTCCAAGTTCCAAGGATACAAGTAGACGAAGCACCCGAGGAGAACCTTGATCCAGACACTTTCGATTACAAAACAGATTATCTTGCCAAGACCCTGAATGGACATGATAACAACGAGGTGAAAGATAACATTGACAACTATGAGCAAGATGAAGAAGAAGCAGAGGATTCTCAGAAATACCAAGTTGTGGACCCTGTTCTGGAGTCTGGAGTTGTCATCCGTGGTGATGATGATAGAATTGTGGCCCTTAATGAAGAGGAAAATGATGTGACCCATGATCAGGATGTCAGAGTGGCTTCCCTTGATGGAGATGAAAGATATGTGACCAATAATCAGGATGTCAAAATAGCAGCTCTTGGGCGGGAGCCTGAAGTTGATGCAACTGTTGATGAGGAAGAGGAAATGCAGGTGGATATTTGTTATGGAATGAACCTGTATGGATCCCATAGCCCTGCTTGTGTGtggaatgttgttgttgttgttgaagagATTATGAATAGTATTACCCATGCAGCATCGTGTTAG